The Salmo trutta unplaced genomic scaffold, fSalTru1.1, whole genome shotgun sequence genome segment TTCTAGTCATTTTATTTGAACCGGTCCAGAGGAATTAAAACAGATTGAATACGTGAGTCTGATGCATCGCACCATCACACTTAGGcttatttctgtctgtctgtcttcccggGTCCCTCAGATATGAACCAGGGTACCATCGGTGACATGTCAGAGATGGGGGTGACAGAGAGCTTCCAGGTCAAGAGACAGGTTCTGCTGTCTGCTGCGGAGGCTGCAGAGATGATCCTTCGCGTCGACAACATCATCAAGGCTGCGCCCAGGTGAGGACCAACACCTGCCCCACACACCCTGCAGCTATCTTTTATTGTTCCAGATATCCCACAATCCTTGCAGTAGGTGCAGTCAAATGCCTGACTTAAACCTCCATTCTTGGCATGCACGCTGTCTCCCTGTTCTCCTGTACTGTCTGTTATGGAGGGATAACAGGTCCAGTGTGTTCCGATGCCAGAATGTTCCCTGTCTTCTGCTTCTATCCTCAATGACTGGTTCATTCTGATTGGTCAAGTCTACAGCTAACAGTCCACCACATGACTAGAGTAGAGAATCCTTGTTATCCCAATCTGCTTTGCACTAGGCAGTCCAAAACATGACTTGCAAAGTGCAGTTGTTCTCATTTGTAAGTTGATCATTTAATTACCACTCTGAAATGGTGAGATTGTTTTCATTCCTTGAAAACATATTAATTGTCCTTTTTACTgattcctccctctttccccttgCAGGAAGCGAGTACCAGACCATCACCCCTGTTAATACcaccaggaggaagaggagggggggtgaggaagaggagaggggggtaacAGGAGTTGCTGGTAGGGGAAGGGGAACAGAAAAGCCTGTATTTATGATACTCCTGTCCAAGGCTATGTACCATATGTCACTTTGAAATTAAAGTTCTGATCTTTTCTGTACCGTTGTCCCAAAATCAAAGCTTCAGTCTCTTTTGGTTAGTCTAAATGCTCCTTTAGACTGTGGGGTTGTAACACTGTTACGAACCACTGCAGAGGCTAGACTGTCAATGCTGTGTTATGAAGCACTGCAGAGGTTAGACTGTCAGTGCTGTGTTATGAAGCACTGCAGAGGCTAGACTCAACACACTTGATATCTCATGCAGATGGCTGTATGGACATGTTTActgaaataataataaataaaaaactcaCTCTGAATCCATGTCTGTGGAATGTTTTATGCCTTGAGGGCCTTAGTTTGAAATGTGTATTTAGAAGACTTATAGGTGTACTTTAACATTTATATTAAGGATATAGATGTACTACTATAACATATGAAGAATATTGATGTACTATAACATATTCATTGTATTGATGTACAACAACATATGAAGAATATTGATGTACTACTATGATATATGAAGAATATTGATGTACTACTATGATATATGAAGAATATTGATGTACTGTAACATTCATTGTATTGATGTACTACTATGATATATGAAGATTATTGATGTACTACTATGACATATATAGAATAttgatatactataacattaatTGTATTGATGAACTGTAACATATTAAGGATCTAgatgtatattttatttaacctttatttaactaggtaagtcagttaagaactaattctcaTTTAAAATGGCAGCCAAatctggacgacgctgggtcaattgtgtgacgccctatgggactcccaatcacggtcagatgtgatacagcctggattccaaCCGGGGCCTGTAGTgtacacctctagcactgagatgcagtgccttagaccgctgtgccactcgggagcccaaatgcACTATAACATTTTAAGGATATAGATCTACTATATAACATGACGAATATGAATCTGTTTTTAACAGAACACCATGACAAGAAGACTATCATGCTTTTGCCTTTGACATCTGAATGCCTTCTGTACACATTGTACTACCCAAGCTGCTTTTGATTATCTGATTGACTCTGATCTCTAGTAAACACAGGTATTTACCTAACGTCAACACCATCCGCAGGTCTCGGTCACCTCAACCTCAGAGTCTGGTAAAAGTATCCAGATAGATGTTTAGGCTGGTATGGGGGTGTTCTACGTATATTGGGAATCCAGCAATCTCAAATACCCAGAATCAAGGAAGTGCAATATCCACTTGAAAGCATTCAAGGATGCATCAATCCATCCTGGACGTTACACATGCATAAAATATAGATCCTCATAGTTGTACTGTCTCACTGTCATTTCCCCTGGAGAGATCTGCTGGGCTGTGTTCGGGCTGGTCTTACTGGGATCAGAAGTCCATTGGAGAATATCAATTGCATTTCTCTGACTCCTCACCTCCAAGCCCATTGAATGAGAATTCAGAGGAGGCATGAAGAGAGGATGCGAGGACTCAAGGAAATGAGATCCACCCATTTTCACCTCCTACCTTTCCTCTCAGTGCTGAATGACAGCCAGTCTGTTGTGTCTACAGCCTGTGTTCAGTGAGCGTCTGGTCTGCAGCAGCCACTGACAGACACTACCAGTCAGGATGAGGTGGACTGTGTTGACCCTGATCTGCTGTACCTGGACTGCACATGGGCTGATCAGGTAAGAACTGACAGATCCTTCACATTTGGCCTTTGAAAACCTTTCAAGATACTTGAAAATGTTTTGCCCTACTTGAATATTTTTGGTAATGCGTGAGAATCAGGGTCGGATTACAGAACGGGCACGTTCCCAGGGGCCCccaaccccaaaaatatataatcCGTCCCGACCCTGATTACAATCATTATAAGAAGTAAGTGAGGAATGAAAGAGGCTTTCAATCGGGGACACATTACCTTCAGCAGCCAAAAGTCTGACTTGCTGGTGGATGAAAAGTTACTTTCTGGTCCTTATCGAAGCATCTACAAGTGTACTGTATCTAAACTACCTCAGTATGGCCACCAACCTGAGTATGTTCGGCCCAGGATCCCCCTGCGTCGGATGCTCTCTGTGCGTACTCAGCTGAGAGCCTCCAATCGCCTGGAGGTCTTCATGAGGGACCACCAGCCTGATGTGTTCAACCGGAGGTACGCCCAGTGTTACCCCCCTGGCATCCCCTCTCTCAGGCTGGGTAAGAGCAGCGAGAGGCTCTACAACTTCATGGATGTAAGTGGGACTGAATGGAAGTGAATAACTGTATTGAACTGTAATAACTGCTGGTTCCCTACCAAGGGACTCTGCTGTGGTATCTGGTGTATTATATGGAGAGAAGAAAAAACCAGTCATCAGTTCAGTATATTGaaaaacatcaaaacacctatCGTACTTTTATGGTGTCACTGTGTTGAAGTCAGACCTGTACATTTGTGAAGAGTTGATCAACACACTGTATAGATTTCAGAATACATGGATGGACAAATGTGATTGTATTCCCTGTGTGTGATTGTCCAGGCCCAGTACTATGGACTGATCAGCCTGGGTACCCCGCAACAGAACTTCACCGTAGTGTTTGATACAGGATCGTCTGACCTATGGGTCCCATCCTCGTACTGCGTCTCAGAGGCCTGTGGTGAGACTTCAGAACACAGCTAGGGATTAACAGAACCTACACCTAGGGGACAAAGTAACTATTTTACAACAATCATGTTTATCTGAATGGTACCAAAGAGCAAGATGTATTATGGTCGTGTGACATGTACTTACGGGTAAACGGACATTTGTATTTCTGTGATTAATCCAATCTGTTTTTTTGGGACTGGACCACACTATAAAACACATTTACCTGCTCCATACTATCTTTTTAGAATCTGTTCCAAACAGACGAATGTATTCCTGTTtatctagtcagtgtttatctgCTGACTGTGTGACACAGACAAGAGCAGACTAGCCTCTATAGGTCACTGTgttccaccctctctccctctctccctccctcctactcgcttcctctctctctcactctctctctctctctccctctcactccctccctcccactcccttcctccctctccctctctctccctctctccctctctctcgctctccctccctccctcccactcccttcctccctctccctctctctctctctctccctctctctctccctctctccctccctcctactcgcttcctctctctctcaatctctctctctccctccctccctcccactcccttcctcccctctctctctgtctctctcttactctctctctctctctctctctctctctctctctctctctccctctccctccctccctccctcccactcccttcctctctctctctctctctctctctctctctctctctctctctctctctctctctctctctcttctctctctctctctctctctgtctctctctgtctctctctctctctctctctctctctctctctctctctctctctctctctctctctctctctctctctctctctctctctctctccaggcatgCACCACAAGTTCAAAGCCTTTGAGTCCAGCACGTTTAACCACGACGGCAGGATGTTTGGCATCCACTATGGCAAGGGACACATGCTGGGCATCATGGGCAGGGAAATCCTCAAGGTGACACAATATTCCTAACCCCTATCCCTGTACTGCCCGTGTTTCCAAATGAATTGGAGTGTAGTTTCTGTCAGCTCAGCTTCTAGTGGGGATTGTCTAATATGTTCTATTAAACACATCTGATTTCATTAGATGGTATATATCATTGTCCCCCACGATGAAATCGGGGAGATgactgtggatctgtctccgATCATACATTAGTCTCATAAGCGATGTCTCTGACAGCACTGGCATGATTTGAACTAAACTTGGGTGAAGGATGGGTCTTGCAATAGAGGGGGGGTGCATCATTTGTGGGGGACGACATTGTTTACTGATGCTTTGTTTTCTTTAAAAGGTGTAAATGTTTTGAAAAGATTGAGTCGTTTACTAGTATTACAGCAACACATGTACAATGTAACGTTGACAACTGAACCAGGAGTGGGATGTTAGATTCCTGAAAGGCCTTTGTATAGACACAGTAGTTCATACACCTGACACGTCCCTGTGGTTGTCCAGATAGGCCCGTTGACGGTGCAAAACCAGGAGTTTGGAGAGTCGGTGTACGAGCCAGGTTTTGTTTTTGTCATGGCTAAGTTTGACGGGGTGCTGGGTTTGGcgtacccctccctggctgaggAACTGGGGACACCCGTTTTCGACAGCATCATGAACCAGAAGTCCGTGGACCAGCCCATCTTCTCCTTCTACCTCAGCAAGTAGGTACAAGTACACATATAGACTACCCAGAACCACACAGAATAGATCTGTCTGTCTACCCATCATGATGttgttattgatgatgatgatgatgatgatgatggtgaagtACACTACCCAAGACCACAGAGAATAGATCTGTCTGTCTACCCATCATGATGttgttattgatgatgatgatgatgatgatgatggtgaagtACACTACCCAGGCACACAGACCTACAGGTTACTGTAGGCTAAAACTTGATGATAATGAtcggggagagtggggtaagttgagccattttttaGTATTActctgtcaagggaaatatagttttctttctaacaaagatatctacatatattttaggatgttgtgtatctctggaaataatcagaattaatgtaaacactacagttttgaaaacatagcttgtccagaAAAAGCGGTTTCTTGGCACAACTTGCCCCGGTTATGGGGTACGTATGGGGTACGTTTTTCAGTTCAGTCATTAAACAGACACTCTAATCCAGTCAATAAACAGACACTCTAATCCAGAGTGAGTTACAGGAGCAGTTAGggttaagggccttgctcaaaggcacatcaaCACATGTTTCACCTAGTCAACTCAGGGATTCAAGCCAACacgcttaaccactaggctacctgccgcgggACAGGGTGgggcggggcggcaggtagcctagagaacgttctaaagtcaaCCAAAATTTTAACAGTCTTTATAacaccctctacacacacacacacacacacacacacacacacacacacatcactattcTACCGGCCTTGGCAGTTTCTCgctgttctatcctctcctccgtAGATTAGAGAGGCCTTGGAAGTGATAAACAACAGGCCCTCCTGTCGTCAGCTTTTTCAGAGTTATCATGTGTAGTCTACCAGCCTCTGTTTTCTCCCTCTAAACATGTCCCACACATACATTATTAGAATTATAGTATTAtatgtttcagggtggaattctttagtcattaatttaaacatataaattcctttaTCAATCCACCCTTTGACTAAATATTACACACTGATATGTCAACCTTGATTGCGATTGGAATTATAAATGTCACACAAAATCAAACAAAACCAATATACATGTATTAACCTCATATACTCATCAACGAtgaaacagcaaaaatctaataatttcattttctcaatcaactattttacaccattttaaagataaacttctcgttaatctaaccacattgtccgatttcaaaaaggctttacggcgaaagcataaatccagacacgaaaagtcaaatagttccattaccgttcgtagaaacatgtcaaacgttgtttacaatcaatcctaaGGGTCTTTTTAagataaaacgtcgataatattccaaccggacaatagcgtattcattcaagaagaaaaagaaggaacggcgcgctggcgggctcgcgcatcaccaagtcctttgtcctcaggcagtccactcattgactgagctcctattttctgcccagtaacaggagaaggatgaaacacgtttctaaaggcttttgaaagccaatggaagccttaggaagtgcaacgtgaccccacagacactgtagtttcgatagggattcaaaagaagaactacaattctcagatttcccacttcctggttggatttttctcaggtttttgcctgccatatgagttctgttatactcacagacatcattcaaacagttttagaaacttcagagtgttttctatccaaatctactaataatatgcaaatatttgactctgggcccgagtattaggcagtttactctgggcacacttttcatccgaaaatgaaaatactgccccctataccttagaAATTTAAATGAACAGTCTGTCTAAACATTGAAGATAGTCTCATCCAACATGAGCTCCTTGTGGTTGAAAGAAACGGAACCATCTACTAGGCCTGGAGGCATGAAGTTGTCATCCCACTGGTCGGAGCTCGGAATCTGTCCATACCTCATCATTTGTTGCGTCATCGATCTCTCTAGAGTCCTGCTGATTAAACCTCTCACACATGGGAACCACACAACaccaacac includes the following:
- the LOC115189933 gene encoding cathepsin D-like; the protein is MRWTVLTLICCTWTAHGLIRIPLRRMLSVRTQLRASNRLEVFMRDHQPDVFNRRYAQCYPPGIPSLRLGKSSERLYNFMDAQYYGLISLGTPQQNFTVVFDTGSSDLWVPSSYCVSEACGMHHKFKAFESSTFNHDGRMFGIHYGKGHMLGIMGREILKIGPLTVQNQEFGESVYEPGFVFVMAKFDGVLGLAYPSLAEELGTPVFDSIMNQKSVDQPIFSFYLSKSKLPRDPGGELLLGGMDEALYSGPINWNPVTLKGYWQIKMSSIQVQGALTFCPHGCQAIIDTGTSLIIGPTRDILALQQLIGATPTSIGEYLIDCARLSSLPQVTIMLNGVEYVLTAESYVRREMMGDHEICFSGFQAEDLPSSTDPLWILGDVFLSDYYSIYDRGQDRVGFAKARHTRYTTLDAEMDR